One Coffea eugenioides isolate CCC68of chromosome 2, Ceug_1.0, whole genome shotgun sequence genomic window, CAAAATCTAAAGCAACAGAGAAAAGCCCCTATTGGTTTGTCTATTCTTCTGcagaaatttatttatttatttttttacttagGATATCCCAACCTTTCGATCAGACTAATCCCCTAAAATTATATAGAGCCTTGCCCTAAAAATACACAGCGAGATAGACTAATCCCCTAAAATTATATAGAGCCTTGCCCTAAAAATACACAGCGAGATAGCACACAGGTATCGATCAGAGACCTACAAACATTCATTTGGTTAACCCTTATTTTAACCAACAATGCATGTACCATTTAtctttttcactttctttcttGTGTTATATTGCTACCTTATTATGATTTTTATCGGTTGTTTGTTAATTAGGTCCCCTCTTGGATTGTATAATTACTACTTCAATAATGCTTGAGTCACTTTTCACAGAGCATACTAATTCTACTTATCTTAGAAATCTGCTTGACAAGGGCAACTGTTTGGATTGCATCTTTTGTAGAAAGCATAATTATGTCTTGGAGAACACCATTATACGTGTTATGTAGTATTCAACTACCAACAGagtagttacaaacttacaatcATCCAAGGTGAGCCAATATCAAAAAAATGGTTACATTCACGTGTGCAGGTGAACAATTCAATCATACTCCGAAGCTacaaggaggaaaaagaaagaaacaaaaacagaTCAAATCATTCCCACACAACATATTACAGGAACTAAAACTAGGAGAGAATTTTGAGCGGTCCCTTTGTAGCTTTCCCTAAAGAGCCGAGCAATGTTTACCCAATTGATGCATGCAGGATATTGGCCATTGCATATTTGCCTTCTTAACACACGTAGCATCTAGTATTATTCATCAGTGATACATCCCCTTGAAGCTGATTGCACATTCTTGATGTACTGGCACCAGGACAAAATGGCATAAGATTCGAGTCTCAAATCTTTGTCTGGTAGAAAGAAATCAACTCAATCAAAGGATACAAGGAAAACTGCATACCTTGTAAAGTACCCCTCGGTCGGCCTTATACATTGGGGgtctccatttctttcttctctcatCTAACTCGGTATCTGTTAAATCAACATCCATCCTCCGTTTTTGGATGTCTATGGTAATGATGTCCCCATTTTCTACAAGACCAATTGGACCACCTTCCTGCAAGTGAGGTGCATTCCACTCAGTTAAAGAACAAAGATTTTGCTAAAATAGACTTCATACGATACATGTCCATTTGCCTGACATTTCGGCAGAAAGAACCCTATCAAAAGCTTAGTTGCAGCACTAACCAACCTATCATATTTGGAGTACCATTCTTGCATCACGAAACTACCAAACATTGAAGTTCACTTGAGGAGGCAGGGAAGGGAAGGGAAGGGAAGGGAAGGGAAGGGGGAATGGGTTAGGTTTGTTTAGAATGCGTTctcttcaaaacaataaaaagttAGTTCTTCTTAATCAcgttattcatttatttatctTTAAACCGGCAGAGTTTTTAAAGGATCTGCAGAGGAACAAAGGTCggtttcctcttcttcaacaaCATCATCTGTGGATGCAAAATTTGATTAAAATCCACACATAGCATGCATGAAAACACCAAGCATCTTATCCCTCCTCCATGGCTTGTCTAAACCAACGTCAAGTAGCCACAACTATCTTTTGATTGGTATGCAGCTGTGACATGGTCAGATACTGATGCAACATTAACTATTGACGAGTTCCTAACTTAGGTCCTCTCAGTTCAAATTGTTAAACAAGAATATACATGTATTTATCTTCAATGCCTGCCAAACTAAGGCTCTGAATTATCTTAACTCTTGCATAAGTTAGTCAATTAAAGTGCAAGGAATGCAAAGCAAAAATCATAATACAGAAATGtcaaattgttattttttttataaatgagAACAGCACTGCTTAACCAAGTGCGCATCAAGGAAACCCATCTCTTTTACAACTTCAAGGTGTATTTATGATGTCCTTGGAGCAATGTGATGAAGAAGATGGTCAACAGAAGAGAAGACAAGTTTGAACTGCAGAATAAAAGGGCTGACACAACTTGATCATTTGCATAAAGGTAACCAGATACAAGTTCTGCACATTGACAATTTGAGCCAAGAGCAACAGTACATCAATGTTATCTATTAGTATTTTCTGACTCGTTCCTTGCTTTCTTTAATTATTCATGACCTCCATTATTCCTTCAACACATTTTAGACACAAAACCAGTATACCTGTGCTTCTGGACAAATGTGTCCAACGACATATCCATGTGAGCCTCCAGAAAATCTTCCATCAGTCAGCAGTGCAACATCCTGCAGTATTTAAATTGAGCCACAAATTTTGTTTAGCGTAAAAAGTTGCCACCACTATCATTTCAGGTCTAGACACAGCTAAACCAGAAAAACATTtgaacaaaagtttcaagaCAACAAATAAACGTTTTGCAGAACTTCCCGTTCCATCCCCAGTATATGCTGACATCATACAAGGAATACATGAACCCAAGTAGCCAATTGTAACTGTAATCAGAGGATAGCACACCTTTCCAAGACCTGCACCCATTATTGCACTAGTTGGTGTAAGCATTTCAGGCATGCCTGGGCCACCCTTAGGCCCCTCTCCTCTAATAACTACTACTTTCCCCTGGAAGATGagaaatatataaaaaaacataaaagaatATTCCAATCAAAGCTAGTCAATATATCATACCAAAAAGATACGTTTAATTATAACAGTTTACTTCCTGAAGTATAAAGAGGAGAGAAAGTAGGAGCAGCTAAGATTATTGAGCAAGCTGCTCACATTTCAAGTACAACTTGGCTCAAAAAGGTTCATTTTTCCACTAAACTACAAAGAGATCAATCTTTCTTCAACTTATTTAGCACTAATTAACTTATGAACCTGGACCATGGCACAATAAGCCATAGGAAGTTACAGGAGAAGGTAAGAGAAAAAGCCAATCAGGCTTTACTCAAAGTTGCAAGGTTAAATGTTGTTCAGTGTGGCTTGAAAATAAAACCAATCaagcttgaaaaaaaaaatacaggtCTGCTTATTGTTCTCTTAGATGTGATGAAAACATAAACGTAAGCAATCATTCAAATCAGAGGATACTGCCTACTGGTATCAGCTTAAATAGAGACAAATATTGGGAAAGCATCAAAGGAGAAAGAATCCAAAGTGGAAAAGGGGAATCATTTATTAAGAACTCAAGAGTTTTCTGTCAAATATATGAGAAAAAGATTCAAATATGGTTCCGTCCCCGCTTGAAATTGTATATGAGAGGCAAAGAGGTGCACATTCAAGATAAATAGCATATAATTGTACACAAATGGGCTGAGAAAGTGTACAGTTTAACAACTACACAGGAAACAGAGAGTGAAATGCCATGAAAAATATTCAGTTTGTTTTCCTCAAAAATAGCGGCAGGCATGAGATCTTAAAAtgaaccaaaaatcatgtttgcGGCAAAACACAATAATGCCATGTACCCTTGAATAACAATAAGTTACTAGGTCCCTatatgaagaaagaaagaaaaaaagtattAAGGGGTTTTTAAAGAATTTTACTTTTTGAATTGGCTAACTTCCAATACAGAACTTGTGGAGCCGTTTTAAATGCCAAAAAAATTGACTATGAAACTAGACCAAAATCTAGCAAAACCCAGTCTTTGAAGTTTAATAACATAATCAATCAGTAACAGGAAGGAATAAATAGGCCATCAGCAATTAAAGCAGGGGCTAAGCATTACACCTTCCGTAGACAGATCTTTTGTCCTGTCTCCTACTCCTAAAAAGCAAGTACACGGTAAAAAACAGAAGTCACACAAGTAGAGACCTCACCTTAAAACTTGCAGGATTTTCTGAGATAGCCTGGAGCATAGATTCCTCTCCTTCAAAGACAAGAGCTGGACCTGATAGATAAATGCATAACAATTTTCTCTTTAGCATGGTAGATATGTTCAGAAGAAAAGGTATAGATTTCATCAAAAGGAATATTATGGTTGCAACACAGCTCACCTGAAAAATAAAGCCCTTCTTTTCCTGTAATTTTTGCCACAGAACCCTCAGGTGCAATATTCCCATATAATATTTGGATGTGACCAGTTTGTTTGATGGGGTTTGCCAATGGTCTTATAATTTGCTGTGAAAAGAAAGATGGCCTTAATTTTGCTTCTAACAAAACCAACAGATAATAACAATACATCTTTGCCACAGATTGACATTATCTTCTGCTGACAGGAATTTACCTGACCCTCAGACAAAGATGGGAACAGTTTTGCATTTTCAGCCAAAGTCTTTCCAGTCACTACACAAAAAACAGGCATAAAAGACTGAAGAACACCAAATCAACTTTTAAGAAATTTAAAGCCACAATAAGGGTGGAATGCACATTTCAACCTATAAAGCAGAATTAAAGAAAGAACTGGAAATGAAAGAGAGCTTTGAAGGAGAATTAGAAATTTTCCCCTGCTACCAGTTCCCAACACCTAAAAAAATGACAATAAGCATACCAGTGATACAATCCCCATCCAGAAATCCAAGCTCTAATAGGTATCTGATGATTGCAGGTGTACCTCCAATCTACAAAATGTTCAATGAGAAAGTAATTCGTACAGTAACATCATAAAGACGAAAACTGGAGCAAAATAGTCACCCACAAAAGTATACAAACCCTGTGGACATCCTCCATGACATATTTGCCACTTGGCTTTAGATCCGCGAGGAATGGAACCTTGTCACTGACTTTTTGGAAGTCATCAAGAGTCAACAGCAAACCAACAGACCTGCCAGCATCTACCATGTGTTACTTTCCATTAACTGGTAAGAAGAAAGGCTAGCATCCAGCATCTCACCTTGCAATAGCAATCAAATGCAAAACAGCATTTGTGGATCCCCCCAATGCCATGACCATCACCATTGCATTATGTAGTGATTTTGGAGTGATAATATCTTGTGGTTTCAGGTCCATCTTTATCAAGTCTAAAAGATATTTTCCAGCAAGGCGGCACTCATCCAACTTGAGTGGGTCTTCAGCAGGTGTTGAAGAGCTTGTTGAATAAAGAACATAACAGCGTCACATAATAGCATCTAGGCTAAGAACAATACAACCCGAGTAACCTGAATCAAAGATGGGAGAAGAATTTATTAAATTCTCTACCTGTAAGGAAGGGACATTCCCATAGTCTCAATGGCAGATGCCATGGTGTTGGCAGTATACATTCCACCACAGGCACCAGCTCCAGGACATGAATTGCGAACTACATTCATCCTCTGTTCATCACTGACAGAACCACTGACATACTCCCCATAAGCCTACAGCAAGAATTATGACAAGATTCATGGAATCCAAGTATTTACGGATATAGAAATTATCAATCATTAGTAAGAGAAGACAGAAAATAGAGAAACAGGAGGACAACTAAACTACATGCTCCCCAGACAAGGATTAGCTGAAGTCGTTCCCAGTAATTTTAATTAAAAGAAGGAATTGTATAAGCTTTTGCAGGAGTAGCAAATTAGTTCAACCCCAAACAAATCCTCCAAATCAGCTTGCATAAGATTGTGTTCTGGCACGTAGACCCTATTTATCTGCACTAGATGGAAATTAAAGGAAGAATGAGGGCAACTTCACTATTCTTCATCTGCTTCCATTATTTGAAATCttctaaaacaagaaaaatagaaaaatatttacaaagttattttgttttctaAACCTCAACTTTCAGTTGTATGAAAACTAACTAAAATTATCCAAGGAAAACTAAATTTAGTTCAGCTATGAACTAACTCAAATTATCCAAGGAAAATTATAGTTGACATTGTCCATCAGTAAGCCTGTATGAAAAAGCAAAAAGCACTCTAACAAGCAGAAAGGACACAGGAAACCAGGAAGGGGGGATGGGTGAGGACAGAACATAGGAAAGCAAGAAAAACCACCTACCCAAATCAAAAGATAAGCAAAACATCAGCAACACTGCAATGCAGCATGCATACCTGGAAGGCAGATATTATGTCGTATGTATGGCCTTGAAAATGTCCAGGCTACagaaggaaaacagaaaaagaaactTTAAGCAATACATCCTGAAGCAAAAGCATGATTCACAGGCATTTTatttaagaattatagcctgcATAACAGATACAACAACCAGTTCAACAGCTTATTTGTTTATATGCTAAAAAACAGAGTAATGACTTTGATCCTGACACTATCTGCAGACTTTTTCAGCTTTTACAATTAAAGAGTGGATATCTCAAGGTATAATGCCAACATTGGATATTCACACAATATAGAGTACTGACCAAATATCCTACTTGGTAGTATTGTTTTTTGCATCATCTTCTAGACTTTTAGACTCCATGTCCCTTGCTGTCAACTTCACCAGGTAAACTCTTAAATAACCATCCATGTGATTCCCAGAAGACATAATCTAGATATTAATCTCAATGATGGTCCACGACataaaaatttgcaaaagaaaaaagagaaaggccCAGGAGCTTCTTGCTTGAAGTTTTACTAGATGATTTGGAAAAGCACCACAGGATCCTTAACAAGCTTCTGTTTTTAACTAAGAATGGAAAGAATAGTTAAGAGTATTAAACAGAGCTAAATAAAACTAACCTTTATGCTTCCCCCATAAACCATAATGCTTGGCCGATTTAGCCGTCCCATTGCCATAATTGTACCGGGCATCTGCAGCATTAATAACACTAAACTGAATTCATTTCACTTTGAGATTTGTTTCAGTAGTACTTCATCTATaaataacttaaaaaatttGACTCTCCTAGAATGAATTTCCAATGTACTAGTACCATAGATACATAGAAGGCAAAAGACAGGAGACAACTATGGCAAATTTATTCGGCAGACAAAAGTATATCCCACAAAAATCAAGGAAATGGCGAGTTCTAATGCTCAAAATTACAAAAGTATCACTCTTAACATGCAAAAAGTCTCTAGAAAATTAAACAATCAAAGTTCAAAACTTTCTGTATTTTGAGTCTGAGGCCATGATTTTTATATTACTTGACCATCATGAGCTCAAATTGATTCAGCATTTCAAAGTGTGCTACAACTAGAGGACTTTTTGCAATGAATCATTTCCTCCAACAAGTAAATGCTTAAAATTCTCAAACCATGCTTTCTGGAGGTAGCCAGCGGAAGTTGTAAAACATATTGGGGAAGGGACAaccaataaagaaaaaaaatgcaatgtCTACATATTTCCTTCTATTAAGTTGAAAAGGTGCAAAGAAGCCTATCATTTATCTGTCTGCTTGAGTActaattgtgtttggattgcattttccgtcatttttcatggaaaaattactgtagcgatttgatatatgtgaaggaaaaaggtgataggaaaaaggtgatagggaaatgtgatcacggaaaacgacaatattttccgacagaaacaagcaatccaagcaTGGCTAAGTTTATCAGACAAAGTATTCAATCTCCAAAAATGTCATATCCCATCATGCTAAAAAACATAAAGATTTTTCCTTCCACTTTCAGAAATAATTCTTAATGGCCTTCAGGCTCAGAAAATCTGATTCTTCATTCACCAACAAAAAAATCCACAAAGAGATAGCATCTGCGTTGACATTCATAAATTCAAGTACCTcttataataaaattaaaaaaaaatgaaaaacaagacAACTAGAAATGATTGTATTCCTAAATCACATTCTGGTACCACTACACTAGTGAAAGGATTTGCTCAGAACAGAAGGCAGGTTGAAGAACATTGACAATTTAAAAGAGAAGGTTATTGAGTATTTGAAATTAAGCTAATCTGTCCCACTGAAAAGTTAAATTCAAACAATTTAAGATAAGACCTCGCAGACTAGTGTTGCTAACTAAAATGACTACCCATTGCTGGAAAATCAACACGTGAGTTCCAAAAGGAGAACTACTTACCCCTCTGTACAGAAAAACCATGAATAATTCAATAATCGAGACTTTTACATTAATTGTTAAAGTCTCTCATCAAAGCTCAAGCTTCCAATGCAACACTCATCAAAAGTTCGAGCAAGTTGCAATATTATACTAATCTGTCCCTTTAAAAAGTTAATCAACATCAAAAGCGAATATCAGCCCTCGCATGCTAACAATATAGCAACTAGGATAAGTTCTCCATCTGAAAATTCAAGGTAATAGTTCCAAAATGAGAAAATGATCCTCCATATAGAAGACCCAAAAAGAcccaaaaattccaaaaatcacAACTTCTATACAAACGATTAATCCCTCTCTACAAAGGTTAATGCAACAATGAAATAGCATTGAAACGCTCAAATCTTTACCTAAAAATGCTGACCACATTTCATAGAAAAAAGGCGTTACAGCGGAAAAAGATGTAAGGCCTTACATTTTTATCACAACCCGGTAGGGAAATGTTTCCATCATACCACTGCGCAGCCATAACAGTCTCAATACTATCAGCAATCAAATCCCTTGACTGCAAACTATAGCACATTCCTCTAGTCCCCATAGAAATGGCATCACTAACTCCAATAGTATTGAACCTAAATCCCACCATTCCAGCCTCTTTAACTCCTTCTTTAACAGCTTCAGCAAGTTTCAACAAATGCATGTTGCATGTATTCCCTTCATACCAAACTGATGATATTCCAATTTGAGGCTTATGCAAGTCATCATCTGTCAATCCTACTCCATAAAGAACTGCCTGTGAGCCCCCTTGGGACTTGGGTTCAGTGATTCTTGAGCTGTATTTGTTCAGCTTCTCCAATAAAGCGGTAGTTTGTGGTGGCGGAGGTGGTCGTTCAGTCTGAGTCGTGGATGCTTGGATGGTGAAGTTGGGAACCCTTTTAGGTAAAAGATTGAATTTTGGGATGTGGGTTCCGAAGGGAGCAGGTGTTGGGGTGGTTGGCGGGGTTAATAGAGCAGCTTGCATGGTGGCAGCGGTGGTGGTGTGCGCCGGAGTTGgtgagagagaaaaggagaaagtAGGGGTTTAGTTTGGGGATTAGGACACGATGATGTTTGCTCTTGCCTTTTTGGAGGAAAACGTGGGAATGGGAATGTGAccaaattgattgaattgagaagagaacaaaaaaaaaatgtctattcttttttaattttagtgAGATAAAGActaatctatatctatataaatttgagaagggcATTTTAGTAACAAGTCTCAACACATCTTTCCACTTTCAATtccatttttttaatattttacatttaatttatttcataaaaTATATCATGTCCATATTTGAAACACATAATCATGTTTTCACCAAATAAGAATTCTACTCCAACTAACACTCCTCTCTACACACACCTTTCCACTCCAATTAATACGTCTCCAATTAGCAATTCCACTCCGATTAAAACTCCTCCAACCTAATAataagagataaaaaaaataatttcactAAAAACCGCAATTTGTCATCTCTTTCAACTTCTTTCTGGTATCGATCTCAACCCTCAACTTAATTTGCAATCACATCTACGTTAAAAATTCTCTCAATTTATTAATTAATGAACAATTATCTACATATTATTTTGAATTAATAATTGTAATCTATACGTTTTTTGAATGGTTTTAGGTTAAATATTTTTGGATACTTTCTTACATTCAAAGCATTAACATAGACAATATGTTTCATGAGTTATGCAAAAATTGTAGACAATCATATCAAtctcatttttaaaaaatagtgTGTATTCATCATTATAATGATGTAGTTGACACTTTTATCAGgtaattattttcatatatctttaattttaattacattttttatTGTATATCACAATTTCTTCTTAACAGATACAATGTTAATATACAATTTAGAGATTCTAGTGGTAATTTATACCTTGCTCTTCAAGACAGACATGCACGATTCATATTTCGGTGTAATGCTTCTTATCTTAGAGATTTAAAAGGGAAGGTATAAATTATTTATACGTATATATTTTTATACAATATTATTTACAAACTTTCTAAAACAAATGATAATTTTGAATTCCATATGCTCTTAATTGTTAGGAAAATTGAGGTACATTGTTCGACTAACACATTAATTTATGCAAAAATCATGTATTCTCATTTATAGCACGAACTCCACAAATTtcaacagaattaattaaacctCAATACTAGCATTCGTACTCAGAGTTGATTGGTATGAAGAATGTTCCCACCTTCAtagaagattatcaaatcgaatacAAAATATTTGTAAGTATATCATTTACTTATCAAATTATATTCAGTTACATTTAATTGAACCCTTATGGCGCTCAATTTATGATACGGCGCAAATAAGCATGCAAGGGTAATATAGTAACTGCATCACGTATGGAGCAGATTAGTTAGTTCGTTAGATTTGGCGGCATCAATCTATAACCGACTTTGTTAGTTAGTTAGAATTGGCGGTATCAAATTGTAACAAGCTCTATGAAGGCCATAAGTATAAATGGGCCAGGAATGAGAGGAGTTGGATTGGTTATTATCAATTTTTCTCATTCTTTCTGAATCCACTACGAAAACTACTTCATTGTACTTTTCTGTGATTCAATAAAGATATTCATCCATCCATCACCACCGAGGAGTGTTCTTCATTCCCTCATTTCTCCTGGTGAGGATTGTGATCTTTTCTGCCTTCTGTACCAATTTATGCTACAgatttctacttttttttttttaggatccAACTTCCATCAATATGGTAGTTTATAAATAATGGGAATGTTTTTATCATATATTGAACTATTGCTACAAAATCTCACTTTTTAACTATATTTTCATTTGCCCTAAATTATACAAACAATTACATACATTTCTTACTCTATTTAAATTCATCTCTCGATTATAATTTCTTCCAAAAATATGATCTACTATGCGTAGCACGGGTGTTTAGACTAGTTTGATTAATTTACACTATATGGGTTTGAATAGgaaattgtttaaaaaaattatg contains:
- the LOC113763948 gene encoding dihydroxy-acid dehydratase, chloroplastic-like, translated to MQAALLTPPTTPTPAPFGTHIPKFNLLPKRVPNFTIQASTTQTERPPPPPQTTALLEKLNKYSSRITEPKSQGGSQAVLYGVGLTDDDLHKPQIGISSVWYEGNTCNMHLLKLAEAVKEGVKEAGMVGFRFNTIGVSDAISMGTRGMCYSLQSRDLIADSIETVMAAQWYDGNISLPGCDKNMPGTIMAMGRLNRPSIMVYGGSIKPGHFQGHTYDIISAFQAYGEYVSGSVSDEQRMNVVRNSCPGAGACGGMYTANTMASAIETMGMSLPYSSSTPAEDPLKLDECRLAGKYLLDLIKMDLKPQDIITPKSLHNAMVMVMALGGSTNAVLHLIAIARSVGLLLTLDDFQKVSDKVPFLADLKPSGKYVMEDVHRIGGTPAIIRYLLELGFLDGDCITVTGKTLAENAKLFPSLSEGQQIIRPLANPIKQTGHIQILYGNIAPEGSVAKITGKEGLYFSGPALVFEGEESMLQAISENPASFKGKVVVIRGEGPKGGPGMPEMLTPTSAIMGAGLGKDVALLTDGRFSGGSHGYVVGHICPEAQEGGPIGLVENGDIITIDIQKRRMDVDLTDTELDERRKKWRPPMYKADRGVLYKYIKNVQSASRGCITDE